From Malaciobacter mytili LMG 24559:
TAGCATTTATAAATCCAAATATTATAAATAACCAACTTGCTCCATGCCAAAGTCCAGAAATTAACATACTTAAAAAAATTGCTAGTAAAGCTTTTGAAAAACTATAAGTTCCTAATAAATTTAAAATAGGCTTAAATATATATTTATTTATAAAGCTTGATAATGTAATATGCCATCTATTCCAAAACTGTGTTATTGAAGTTGCTTTATATGGAGAATTGAAGTTTATAGGTAATTTTATATTAAATAGAAGTGCCAAACCTATTGCCATATCAGAATATGCACTAAAATCAAAATATAATTGAAATGCATAAGCATATGCAGTAGCCCAAGCTTCAAAAAAAGTCAATGTAATAGAGGTATCAAATCCTATATTTGCCCATTTTGCGAAAGTATCAGCAATAATTACTTTTTTAAATAATCCAATTGAAAAAATAAAAATACCTAAAACAATATTTTGATAATTGATTACTTTATTTCGTATATTAGAAAATTGTGGCATTACTTCTTTATGATGTACAATTGGACCTGCAATTAACTGAGGAAAAAAAGAGACAAATATTCCATAGTTTAATAAACTATACTCTTTTATTTCATATCTAAAAGAATCAACTAAATATGCTATTTGTTGAAAAGTAAAAAAAGATATTGCTAAAGGAAGTGCTAAATTTAACAACTCTTTATTTAAATTAAATACAAAATTAAAATTTTCAATAAAAAAGTCACTATATTTAAAGTAACCTAATAAAGCAATATTTCCTATTATACCTATGGCTAATAATTGTTTTCGAACCAATTGCTTAAATCTATTTTTTTTACATAAAGAAGAGCCTATTAAAAAATTAAATAATATTGAAGATAAAATCAAAGGTAAATAAATAATATTCCACCAACTATAAAAAAATAAAGAGCTAAGAAGTAAAAAAACTTTTGATAAAAGTGTTAATCTTTTTTTATTTAAATAAAAATATATAAAAAAAGATATAGGTAAAAATAAAAATATAAACTCATAACTATTAAATAACATCTAAATCTCAATCTAAAAGTTTTGTATTTAATATATAATTAGCTATTACTTCGTTACCTTTTGAAGTATGATGATAAAAATATAATTCTTTAATAGGTTTATTGTTAATTCTTGTTGCATTATATGTATCAATATATTCAATACCTAATTTTTTTAGTTTACTTAATAGATATTTTTTTTCTTCACTTATTATTTCATTCTCATCCCCACCATATTGTAATAAAAATATTTTTTTATAAGGCATTTTAGAAAACTCAGTTAATACAAAATCAATAATCTCTTCTTTACTTAATGCATCTTTATATGTTCTATCTAGTCTTTTTTGATAACCTTGAATTTGTTTCGTAAATAAAAGTCTTATAAAGTGAGAATATTCTGATAGTGTAATAAAAATATTTTTATTAGTCTGCACTGAACTATATTTTGATCCTATTATATCTAAGTCATTTTTACTAGGACAAAAATATTTTATAATATTATTTTCATTTTTATAAAGTGCAGTAGAAGGAAAACCTGAATAAAAGTCATAAGTATCTCTAATAAAATCAAAGCCCACTAAGGTTTGTAATATAACTAGTTTAGGAGTAATATTATATTCATCAATAAATGTTTTAAGTCTTAATAAGCTTTGAGCTGTCCCATAACCACCAACACCTAAATTATAAATATTATATCCTGCTTTTTGTAAATATGCTGGCCAAGTTTCATCATCATTTACTTGATTACCAAATACAAAAGAATCACCAGCTATTAAAATAGGATTATTTTTATCTATACTTTTTTCTATTCCTTTTCTAAATCCAAGTTCGTTTATGGTTAAAATTGATGAATTCCAATTTTGTAAATCTACTTTAAAATGTATATTTTTAATAGGAACATATCCTAAAGTAGGTGAATATTCAATAATACTACGATATTTATCCATTATAATTAAAGGTGGATTTCTTAAAAAAGATAACTCCATTTTATTAGTTATCATTAAATAAATTCGAGTAGAAAACTCTAAAAATATCAAACCTATAATAAGAAAAAAAACATTTATTCCTATTAATTTAACTACATTTTTAATCAAAAGAAAACTCTTTTTGTAAAATAAGTTGTTTCATAAAATTATTTTTGATGCTATGCTTCCTAAAAATTATTTGAATATAAATTTTTATAAAAATTAAATTGCAGTATATAATAAACTATTTAAAACTTATATAATTTTAATTAATAATCTAATTTATAAAAAAATTTCATATATTAAATAAATTTTTTATATATCTTTTTGTATATCTTGCATAATAATAAAAATTTGTCCAAAAAATTGATCCACCATTTTCAAAAGAGGATTCACGCACTTCTTTTATACCTTTAAAGTATTGAATATGAGAATTACCATCTAATGTAAAATAAGTAATTATATTTTCA
This genomic window contains:
- a CDS encoding MBOAT family O-acyltransferase; this translates as MLFNSYEFIFLFLPISFFIYFYLNKKRLTLLSKVFLLLSSLFFYSWWNIIYLPLILSSILFNFLIGSSLCKKNRFKQLVRKQLLAIGIIGNIALLGYFKYSDFFIENFNFVFNLNKELLNLALPLAISFFTFQQIAYLVDSFRYEIKEYSLLNYGIFVSFFPQLIAGPIVHHKEVMPQFSNIRNKVINYQNIVLGIFIFSIGLFKKVIIADTFAKWANIGFDTSITLTFFEAWATAYAYAFQLYFDFSAYSDMAIGLALLFNIKLPINFNSPYKATSITQFWNRWHITLSSFINKYIFKPILNLLGTYSFSKALLAIFLSMLISGLWHGASWLFIIFGFINAIALVINQIWKKKFKIKIHKYIGWVLTFNTFVISIIFFRANEWADAIKVIKGMFGFNGIILPSFLSSSFYFLKDYNITFGYLFENINADKYIILWLLSAFIVVLFFNNSMQLRDNFKLNYKTLIISVILFSCSILSLNKFSEFIYFNF
- a CDS encoding SGNH/GDSL hydrolase family protein, giving the protein MITNKMELSFLRNPPLIIMDKYRSIIEYSPTLGYVPIKNIHFKVDLQNWNSSILTINELGFRKGIEKSIDKNNPILIAGDSFVFGNQVNDDETWPAYLQKAGYNIYNLGVGGYGTAQSLLRLKTFIDEYNITPKLVILQTLVGFDFIRDTYDFYSGFPSTALYKNENNIIKYFCPSKNDLDIIGSKYSSVQTNKNIFITLSEYSHFIRLLFTKQIQGYQKRLDRTYKDALSKEEIIDFVLTEFSKMPYKKIFLLQYGGDENEIISEEKKYLLSKLKKLGIEYIDTYNATRINNKPIKELYFYHHTSKGNEVIANYILNTKLLD